A single Brevundimonas sp. M20 DNA region contains:
- a CDS encoding four helix bundle protein, with the protein MNKPLSSYRELGVWRDGIALVKACYLITQRFPKDELFGLTSQIRRSAVSVPANIAEGYGRGSRRDYVRHLMIAQGSLKELETHPIIAAEVDCGPKTDIEPILTRCDQLGRGLGALIRSLRAKDD; encoded by the coding sequence ATGAATAAGCCACTCTCATCCTACCGCGAGCTGGGCGTCTGGCGAGATGGGATCGCCCTTGTGAAGGCCTGCTACCTGATCACCCAACGCTTCCCAAAGGACGAACTGTTCGGTCTGACATCGCAAATCAGGCGGTCCGCAGTGTCTGTTCCCGCGAATATCGCCGAAGGATACGGTCGGGGGAGCCGCAGGGACTACGTCAGACACCTGATGATCGCTCAGGGTTCGCTGAAAGAGCTGGAGACACATCCCATCATCGCCGCCGAAGTGGATTGCGGCCCAAAGACAGACATCGAGCCGATCCTGACACGTTGCGACCAACTGGGTCGCGGCCTCGGCGCCCTTATCCGCTCGCTTCGAGCAAAAGACGACTGA
- a CDS encoding cyclopropane-fatty-acyl-phospholipid synthase family protein — MNIANVAIRHLQDAPFPDFVTRPAIDSLVNEARRRLDREGPHDQAAFARQMAERAIAEHTDAANDQHYELPPEFFRICLGKRLKYSCCLYPNPTTTLDQAEEVALATTCLNAGLADGQSVLELGCGWGSLSLWMAERYPDSRITAVSNSHGQRGHIEAEAKARGLTNLTVITCDMNDFQTDAVFDRIVSVEMFEHMANWRALLTRAKGWLKADGRMFVHIFTHRDAPYRFDHTDSGDFIAQHFFTGGVMPSRGLMREFPDLFEVEQQWTWNGVNYKRTADDWLKNMDAQSDRVMELMRETYGADAELWRRRWRRFYMATAGLFGNDGGKTWDVTHYRLKPA; from the coding sequence ATGAACATCGCCAATGTCGCCATTCGCCATCTGCAGGACGCGCCGTTCCCGGATTTCGTCACACGGCCCGCCATCGACAGTCTGGTCAATGAGGCGCGCAGACGTCTGGACCGGGAGGGGCCGCACGATCAGGCCGCCTTCGCCCGACAGATGGCCGAGCGGGCCATCGCCGAGCACACGGACGCGGCCAACGACCAGCACTATGAACTGCCGCCCGAGTTTTTCCGGATCTGTCTGGGCAAGCGGCTGAAGTATTCCTGCTGCCTTTATCCCAATCCTACGACGACGCTGGATCAGGCGGAGGAGGTGGCGCTGGCCACCACCTGTCTGAACGCCGGTCTGGCGGATGGGCAGTCGGTGCTGGAGCTGGGTTGCGGCTGGGGTTCGCTGAGCCTGTGGATGGCCGAGCGCTATCCGGACAGCCGGATCACGGCGGTGTCGAACAGCCACGGCCAGCGCGGTCATATAGAGGCCGAGGCGAAGGCGCGGGGGCTGACCAATCTGACGGTCATCACCTGTGACATGAACGACTTCCAGACGGACGCGGTGTTCGACCGGATCGTCTCGGTCGAGATGTTCGAGCACATGGCCAATTGGCGGGCGCTGCTGACCCGGGCGAAGGGCTGGCTGAAGGCGGACGGCCGGATGTTCGTGCACATCTTCACCCACCGGGACGCGCCCTACCGGTTCGACCACACCGACAGCGGCGATTTCATCGCCCAGCATTTCTTCACCGGCGGGGTGATGCCCAGCCGGGGGCTGATGCGGGAGTTCCCGGACCTGTTCGAGGTGGAGCAGCAGTGGACCTGGAACGGGGTGAACTACAAACGCACCGCCGATGACTGGCTGAAGAACATGGACGCGCAGTCCGACCGGGTGATGGAGCTGATGCGCGAGACCTATGGCGCGGACGCCGAACTGTGGCGGCGGCGCTGGCGGCGGTTCTACATGGCGACGGCGGGCCTGTTCGGGAACGACGGCGGCAAGACCTGGGACGTGACCCACTACCGGCTGAAGCCGGCCTGA
- a CDS encoding 3-oxoacid CoA-transferase subunit B — translation MARTREQLAARAARELQDGFYVNLGIGIPTLVANYIPHGMEVTLQSENGMLGMGPFPYEDEVDPDLINAGKQTITAIPESSYFSSSDSFAMIRGGHINLSILGAMEVAENGDIANWMIPGKLVKGMGGAMDLVAGVKRVVVVMDHANKHGQSKVLKSCTLPLTGTGVVSRIITDLCVFDVKPNGAGLELIELADGVTLDEVAAKTEATYTVADSLKA, via the coding sequence ATGGCCCGCACTCGCGAACAACTCGCCGCCCGCGCCGCCCGCGAACTTCAGGACGGCTTTTACGTGAACCTGGGCATCGGCATCCCGACGCTGGTCGCCAACTACATCCCGCACGGCATGGAGGTCACCCTCCAGTCCGAGAACGGCATGCTCGGCATGGGTCCCTTCCCTTATGAGGACGAGGTCGATCCGGACCTGATCAATGCGGGCAAGCAGACCATCACCGCCATCCCCGAGAGCAGCTATTTCAGCTCCTCGGACAGCTTCGCCATGATCCGCGGCGGCCACATCAACCTGTCCATCCTGGGCGCCATGGAAGTGGCCGAGAACGGCGACATCGCCAACTGGATGATCCCGGGCAAGCTGGTGAAGGGCATGGGCGGCGCCATGGACCTCGTCGCCGGGGTCAAGCGCGTGGTCGTGGTCATGGATCACGCCAACAAGCACGGCCAGTCCAAGGTGCTGAAATCCTGCACCCTTCCCCTGACCGGCACGGGCGTGGTCAGCCGCATCATCACCGACCTGTGCGTCTTCGACGTCAAGCCGAACGGCGCCGGTCTGGAACTGATCGAACTGGCCGACGGCGTCACCCTCGACGAGGTCGCCGCGAAGACCGAGGCCACCTACACCGTTGCCGACAGCCTGAAGGCGTAG
- a CDS encoding UdgX family uracil-DNA binding protein (This protein belongs to the uracil DNA glycosylase superfamily, members of which act in excision repair of DNA. However, it belongs more specifically to UdgX branch, whose founding member was found to bind uracil in DNA (where it does not belong), without cleaving it, appears to promote DNA repair by a pathway involving RecA, rather than base excision.) produces MRVATLDSETDFDGWRKAARAFRSAGVRPGEAAFRVGRDDGGLFDELEPQDGGQGAQFPVPRAFVELAQAVILHRSEDRFDLLYRLLWRLEREPDLIRVVSDRDVADAFERAKNVSRASHKMKAFVRFRLAEEEGDEHWISWFEPAHRVLERTAPFFARRFTTMRWSILTPDGQAHWDTRHMTFGPPATRDMAPAEDEIEDFWKTYYASTFNPARLKTKTMQGEMPKRYWANLPEAALIPDLIASAAAREAAMVAAPAPEPNPRLAKTLSRLNRDRAFEEGFTPSSLEELGQAVQACRRCPLWRDATQGVCGQGARPARLMIVGEQPGDQEDLAGKPFVGPAGQVLDAALAEAGIDRDDAFVTNAVRHFKHTPRGKRRIHQTPTTSEITACRWWLDAERSLVKPKVILMLGGTAAQGVMGRKPEVMKARGRAIPLPDATALLTVHPSYLLRLPDREAAAVARERFVADLKMVQRLL; encoded by the coding sequence ATGCGCGTCGCGACGCTGGACAGCGAGACTGACTTCGATGGTTGGCGCAAGGCGGCGCGGGCGTTCCGGTCGGCGGGCGTGCGGCCGGGTGAGGCCGCGTTTCGGGTCGGGCGTGACGACGGCGGGCTGTTTGACGAGCTGGAGCCGCAGGATGGAGGGCAGGGCGCGCAGTTTCCGGTCCCTCGCGCCTTCGTCGAACTGGCGCAGGCGGTGATCCTGCATCGGTCCGAGGACCGGTTCGATCTGCTCTATCGCCTCCTGTGGCGGCTGGAGCGGGAGCCGGACCTGATCAGGGTGGTCTCTGACCGCGACGTCGCCGACGCCTTTGAAAGAGCGAAGAACGTCAGCCGGGCCAGCCACAAGATGAAGGCCTTTGTCCGCTTCCGGTTGGCGGAAGAGGAGGGGGATGAGCACTGGATCAGCTGGTTCGAGCCCGCGCATCGGGTGCTGGAGCGGACGGCGCCTTTCTTCGCCCGCCGGTTCACCACGATGCGCTGGTCAATCCTGACACCCGACGGGCAGGCGCACTGGGATACGCGGCACATGACCTTCGGTCCGCCCGCCACGCGCGACATGGCGCCCGCCGAGGATGAAATCGAGGACTTCTGGAAGACCTATTACGCCTCGACCTTCAATCCTGCCCGGCTCAAGACGAAGACCATGCAGGGCGAGATGCCCAAGCGATACTGGGCCAACCTGCCCGAGGCGGCGCTGATCCCGGACCTGATCGCATCCGCGGCGGCGCGGGAGGCGGCGATGGTGGCCGCGCCTGCACCCGAACCCAACCCGCGTCTGGCCAAGACCTTGTCGCGCCTGAACCGGGATCGGGCGTTCGAGGAAGGTTTTACGCCGTCCAGTCTGGAGGAGCTGGGGCAGGCGGTGCAGGCCTGCCGTCGTTGCCCGTTGTGGCGCGATGCGACGCAGGGCGTGTGCGGGCAGGGGGCGAGGCCGGCGCGGCTGATGATCGTCGGCGAGCAGCCCGGCGATCAGGAGGATCTGGCGGGCAAACCCTTCGTCGGCCCGGCTGGGCAGGTCCTGGACGCGGCGCTGGCCGAGGCGGGGATCGACCGCGACGACGCCTTCGTCACCAACGCCGTTCGCCACTTCAAGCATACGCCGCGCGGCAAGCGGCGCATTCACCAGACCCCGACGACCAGCGAGATCACCGCCTGCCGCTGGTGGCTGGACGCGGAGCGGTCGCTGGTGAAGCCGAAGGTGATCCTGATGCTGGGCGGGACGGCCGCGCAGGGCGTGATGGGCCGCAAGCCGGAGGTGATGAAGGCGCGGGGGCGGGCGATCCCGCTGCCCGACGCGACGGCCTTGCTGACTGTTCATCCTTCGTATCTGCTGCGTCTTCCGGATCGCGAGGCGGCGGCGGTGGCGCGAGAGCGCTTCGTCGCGGACCTGAAGATGGTCCAACGACTGCTTTGA
- a CDS encoding ABC transporter ATP-binding protein gives MTAPHIPTFPKAPEKLIEVRGLLSQFGERVIHEDLNLDVERGEVLGVVGGSGTGKTVLLNTIIGLKEPEGGTISLLGHDRSAMTKAQEADVERRTGILFQQGALFSSLSVIDNVASPLVEHTRLPRDVIRELAEMKIAMVGLKPESHHLKPAELSGGMRKRVGLARALALDPELLFLDEPTAGLDPIGAAAFDDLIRQLSDDLGLTVFMITHDLDSLYAITDKVAVLADKHVVAKASVQELETSDHPWIREYFLGPRGRAVHKAA, from the coding sequence ATGACGGCTCCGCATATCCCGACCTTCCCCAAGGCGCCCGAGAAGCTGATCGAGGTGCGCGGCCTGCTGAGCCAGTTCGGCGAGCGTGTGATCCATGAGGACCTGAACCTCGATGTCGAGCGGGGCGAGGTGCTGGGGGTCGTGGGCGGTTCGGGCACCGGCAAGACGGTGCTGCTGAACACCATCATCGGCCTCAAGGAGCCCGAGGGCGGGACCATCAGCCTTCTGGGCCACGACCGTTCGGCCATGACCAAGGCGCAGGAGGCGGACGTCGAACGCCGGACCGGCATCCTGTTCCAGCAGGGCGCCCTGTTCTCGTCCCTGAGCGTGATCGACAATGTCGCTTCGCCGCTGGTGGAGCACACCCGGCTGCCACGCGACGTGATCCGCGAACTGGCGGAGATGAAGATCGCCATGGTCGGGCTGAAGCCGGAGTCGCACCACCTGAAGCCGGCGGAACTTTCGGGCGGCATGCGCAAGCGGGTCGGGCTGGCCCGGGCCCTGGCGCTGGACCCGGAGCTGCTGTTCCTCGACGAGCCGACGGCGGGGCTGGACCCCATCGGCGCAGCGGCCTTTGACGATCTGATCCGACAGCTGTCCGACGATCTGGGCCTGACGGTTTTCATGATCACCCACGACCTCGACAGCCTCTACGCCATCACCGACAAGGTGGCGGTGCTGGCGGACAAGCATGTGGTGGCCAAGGCCTCCGTGCAGGAGCTTGAGACATCCGACCATCCCTGGATCAGGGAATACTTCCTCGGACCGCGCGGTCGCGCCGTCCACAAGGCGGCTTGA
- a CDS encoding putative DNA modification/repair radical SAM protein, with protein sequence MAQLDLRQKLSVLADAAKYDASCASSGTSKRDSSDSKGLGSTEGMGICHAYTPDGRCVSLLKILLTNFCIYDCAYCINRASSNVPRARFNVQEVVDLTLNFYRRNYIEGLFLSSGIIRSGDYTMEQLVLVAKTLREVHGFRGYIHLKLIPEADPKLVEMAGLYADRLSANIELPRDEALQRLAPQKDVGVIKKAMGQVRLGVEAAKPEKRDRIKPPKFAPAGQSTQLIVGADGAPDTEIIDRSASLYGGYGLRRVYYSAFSPIPDASSSLPLQKPPLMREHRLYQADWLMRFYGFSPPEIGEATVGGMLDLAIDPKLAWALNRREHFPVDVNTASREMLLRVPGLGVKSVDRMISVRRYRTLRLEDIARLCRGIDKVRPFISALDWTPGGLTDAADLRARISPDPAPKQLSLF encoded by the coding sequence ATGGCGCAACTCGATCTCCGGCAAAAGCTCTCGGTCCTCGCTGACGCGGCCAAGTATGACGCCAGTTGCGCGTCGTCCGGGACGTCGAAGCGGGACTCGTCGGACAGCAAGGGGCTGGGCTCGACCGAAGGCATGGGCATCTGCCACGCCTACACACCGGACGGCCGATGCGTTTCCCTGCTGAAGATCCTGCTGACCAACTTCTGCATCTACGACTGCGCCTACTGCATCAATCGGGCGAGTTCGAATGTGCCTAGGGCGCGGTTCAATGTGCAGGAGGTCGTGGACCTGACGCTGAACTTCTATCGCCGGAACTACATCGAGGGCCTGTTCCTGTCGTCGGGGATCATCCGGTCCGGCGACTATACGATGGAGCAGCTGGTCCTGGTGGCGAAGACGCTGAGGGAGGTGCACGGCTTTCGCGGCTACATCCATCTGAAGCTGATCCCGGAGGCGGACCCGAAGCTGGTGGAGATGGCGGGGCTTTATGCTGATCGGCTGTCGGCCAATATCGAACTGCCGCGCGACGAGGCCTTGCAACGACTGGCCCCGCAGAAGGACGTCGGAGTCATCAAGAAGGCGATGGGGCAGGTGCGTCTGGGCGTCGAAGCCGCGAAGCCGGAGAAGCGCGACCGGATCAAGCCGCCGAAATTCGCGCCGGCGGGCCAGTCGACCCAGTTGATCGTCGGCGCGGACGGCGCTCCGGACACGGAGATCATCGACCGTTCGGCCTCGCTGTACGGCGGCTATGGCCTGCGCCGGGTCTATTATTCCGCCTTCAGCCCGATCCCTGACGCCTCGTCCAGCCTGCCGCTGCAAAAGCCGCCGTTGATGCGCGAGCATCGGCTGTATCAGGCGGACTGGCTGATGCGGTTTTACGGCTTCAGTCCGCCCGAGATCGGCGAGGCGACGGTCGGCGGCATGCTTGATCTGGCCATCGACCCCAAGCTGGCCTGGGCGCTGAACCGCCGGGAGCATTTCCCGGTCGATGTGAACACGGCCTCGCGCGAGATGCTGTTGCGCGTGCCCGGGTTGGGGGTGAAGTCGGTGGACCGGATGATTTCTGTTCGCCGCTATCGCACCCTGCGGCTGGAGGACATCGCCCGTCTGTGCCGGGGGATCGACAAGGTGCGGCCCTTCATCAGCGCGCTGGACTGGACGCCGGGCGGATTGACGGATGCGGCGGACCTTCGGGCCCGCATCTCGCCGGACCCGGCGCCGAAACAGCTGAGCCTGTTCTGA
- a CDS encoding DUF2177 family protein has translation MLKYLFAYLGAGLTFAAIDAVWLTTMTERLYKPVLGPILADKPNMVAAVAFYLISIGATVFLAIAPALKEGNWTRALINGAALGFVCYATYDLTNQATLANWSMKLTLIDLAWGTVLTGTCATVGYFVASWAQAKWG, from the coding sequence ATGCTGAAGTATCTGTTCGCCTATCTGGGCGCGGGGCTGACCTTCGCGGCGATAGACGCGGTGTGGCTGACGACGATGACGGAGCGGCTGTACAAGCCGGTGCTGGGGCCGATCCTCGCCGACAAGCCGAACATGGTCGCGGCGGTGGCCTTCTATCTGATCTCCATCGGCGCGACGGTGTTTCTGGCCATCGCCCCGGCGCTGAAGGAGGGGAACTGGACAAGGGCGCTGATCAACGGCGCCGCGCTGGGGTTCGTCTGCTACGCCACCTACGACCTGACCAACCAGGCGACGCTGGCCAACTGGTCGATGAAGCTGACGCTGATCGATCTGGCCTGGGGGACCGTGCTGACCGGGACCTGCGCCACCGTCGGCTATTTCGTGGCGTCGTGGGCGCAGGCGAAGTGGGGCTGA
- a CDS encoding toxic anion resistance protein, with translation MADGSYRRQGNAPAPDAAQVEAVHDAWQDDQAHAFAEPARASAVEKIERALAAARTGDLTEAHAQLTHARSVLEGLRPEALEPRRGLAGLFDSRGRRLKTFRAAYTRAAATVDEVGRELAGWIEGVGRRSTALDTIWAEARDAVVELDAHLAAAARRLTGHLPAQDEPPHPLAARKATLDACRDAAVAALPLIRNTQNTDVRFADLLKPCAEGAVAWRDDWKEALGLSGRKPRKVRPDRERLLRLRDDLLARIDRALKGITAARDRRADIEARLAGVRNGL, from the coding sequence ATGGCTGACGGGTCTTATCGCCGACAGGGCAATGCGCCTGCGCCGGACGCCGCACAGGTTGAGGCGGTCCATGACGCCTGGCAGGACGATCAGGCCCACGCCTTCGCCGAGCCCGCTCGCGCCTCTGCGGTCGAGAAGATCGAGCGCGCCCTGGCCGCCGCCCGCACCGGCGACCTGACCGAGGCCCACGCCCAGCTGACCCACGCCCGCTCCGTGCTGGAGGGCCTGCGGCCGGAGGCTCTGGAGCCCCGCCGGGGTCTGGCGGGCCTGTTCGACAGCCGGGGCCGCCGCCTCAAGACCTTCCGCGCCGCCTACACCCGCGCCGCCGCCACGGTGGACGAGGTAGGGCGCGAACTGGCGGGCTGGATCGAGGGCGTCGGCCGCCGCTCGACCGCGCTGGACACCATCTGGGCCGAGGCGCGCGACGCCGTGGTCGAGCTCGACGCGCACCTCGCCGCCGCCGCCCGTCGTCTGACCGGCCATTTGCCCGCGCAGGACGAGCCGCCCCACCCGCTGGCGGCGCGCAAGGCCACGCTCGACGCCTGCCGCGACGCCGCCGTCGCCGCCCTGCCCCTGATCCGCAACACCCAGAACACCGACGTCCGCTTCGCCGACCTGCTCAAGCCCTGCGCCGAGGGCGCCGTCGCCTGGCGCGACGACTGGAAGGAGGCGCTGGGTCTTTCAGGGCGCAAGCCCAGAAAGGTCCGCCCGGACCGCGAGCGCCTGCTGCGCCTGCGCGACGACCTCCTCGCCCGCATCGACCGCGCCCTGAAAGGCATCACCGCCGCCCGCGACCGCCGCGCCGACATCGAGGCCCGACTGGCGGGCGTCCGGAACGGGCTTTAG
- a CDS encoding CoA transferase subunit A translates to MRKIFPDVASALDGLTFDGMTVMSGGFGLCGIPEKLIAGLRDSGVKGITVISNNAGVDGFGLGQLLETRQIARMISSYVGENKEFERQYLAGELQLEFNPQGTLAERIRAGGAGIPAFFTATGVGTLVAEGKEVRNFNGRDYVMETGLVADLAIVKAWKADGRGNLQFRKTARNFNPMMATAGKVTVVEVEHIVPTGSLDPDHIHTPGIYVDRIVLTESEKRIEQRTVRQREAV, encoded by the coding sequence ATGCGGAAGATCTTTCCCGACGTAGCGTCCGCGCTGGACGGCCTGACCTTTGACGGCATGACCGTCATGTCCGGCGGTTTCGGCCTGTGCGGCATTCCCGAGAAGCTGATCGCGGGCCTGCGCGACTCGGGCGTGAAGGGGATCACCGTCATCTCCAACAACGCCGGCGTCGACGGCTTCGGTCTCGGCCAACTGCTGGAGACCAGGCAGATCGCCAGGATGATCTCGTCCTACGTCGGCGAGAACAAGGAGTTCGAGCGCCAGTACCTGGCCGGCGAGCTCCAGCTGGAGTTCAACCCGCAGGGCACCCTGGCCGAGCGCATACGCGCGGGCGGCGCGGGCATCCCCGCCTTCTTCACCGCCACCGGCGTCGGCACCCTCGTCGCCGAGGGCAAGGAAGTGCGCAACTTCAACGGCCGCGACTACGTCATGGAGACCGGCCTCGTCGCCGACCTCGCCATCGTCAAGGCGTGGAAGGCCGATGGCCGCGGCAATCTCCAGTTCCGCAAGACGGCCCGCAACTTCAATCCGATGATGGCCACGGCGGGCAAGGTGACGGTTGTGGAGGTCGAGCATATCGTCCCCACCGGCTCGCTGGACCCCGACCACATCCACACCCCGGGCATCTACGTCGACCGCATCGTCCTCACCGAGTCCGAGAAGCGCATCGAACAGAGGACAGTGCGACAGCGCGAAGCCGTCTAG
- a CDS encoding ABC-type transport auxiliary lipoprotein family protein gives MTRILKVAAAVAAVALLGGCSLLSTPEPVQLYRFGNLPMGQNERSVAGVQVVMRRAEFAQAVRGDRILGVTGTEAAYIKGARWVSSADVLFSDALESAFAAQAERVRLVGPRELTRSGQALDIDVRTFEARYASPGAAPVATIITRVRLLNAEDRSVTAEQVFLVEKPAAENRVGAIISAFDEASRDLNTQIVEWTDRNARNVPAG, from the coding sequence GTGACGCGTATTCTGAAGGTCGCCGCCGCGGTCGCCGCCGTGGCCCTGCTGGGCGGATGCTCGCTGCTGTCGACGCCCGAGCCGGTCCAGCTGTACCGCTTCGGCAACCTGCCCATGGGGCAGAATGAGCGATCGGTGGCCGGGGTGCAGGTCGTCATGCGCCGCGCCGAGTTCGCCCAGGCGGTGCGCGGGGATCGCATCCTCGGCGTCACCGGGACGGAGGCGGCCTATATCAAGGGCGCGCGCTGGGTCAGTTCGGCGGACGTCCTGTTCAGTGATGCGCTGGAGAGCGCCTTCGCCGCCCAGGCCGAACGGGTGCGTCTGGTCGGGCCGCGTGAGCTGACCCGCTCGGGACAGGCGCTGGACATCGATGTGCGGACCTTCGAGGCGCGCTACGCCTCGCCGGGCGCGGCGCCGGTGGCGACCATCATCACCCGCGTCAGGCTGCTGAACGCCGAGGACCGGTCGGTGACGGCCGAGCAGGTCTTCCTGGTCGAGAAGCCCGCCGCCGAGAACCGCGTCGGCGCCATCATCAGCGCCTTCGACGAGGCCAGCCGCGATCTGAACACCCAGATCGTGGAGTGGACGGACCGGAACGCCCGGAACGTCCCGGCGGGCTAA
- a CDS encoding MlaE family lipid ABC transporter permease subunit has translation MAAADFQIDDGGPGLTLRLTGDWTATELGRVSRRLDDQLHGRDIAAVDLSGLGRFDTAGALAIIQAGHVKLPDGAWTARPEAGRTYAMIEKLERESAGPPKQSAGWIRGFAKVGRGVHDVGAETTLSMAFLGRLVVATGSTVKHWNQIRWPAWFSQGERAGLDAIPIVAVTNFFIGAVIAFLGANLLTQFGAGVFTVQLVAVATLRELAVLITAILLAGRSASSFAAEIGSMRMNQEVDAMQVMGVNPFQALVIPRLAAMLAMMPILTFIGIISGLFGGLLVTWSQLSYGPTFFIQRISEDPMMGNHLMVGMIKAPVFAIVIAAIGCRQGMAVAGDVESLGRRVTAAVVQAIFAIISLDAVFALIFLELNI, from the coding sequence ATGGCTGCAGCGGACTTCCAGATTGATGACGGCGGGCCGGGCCTGACCCTGCGTCTGACCGGCGACTGGACCGCGACCGAGCTGGGTCGTGTGTCGCGCCGCCTTGATGATCAACTGCATGGACGTGACATCGCCGCGGTCGACCTGTCTGGACTGGGGCGGTTCGACACCGCGGGCGCGTTGGCGATCATTCAGGCCGGACACGTCAAACTGCCCGATGGAGCCTGGACCGCGCGGCCCGAAGCCGGTCGCACCTATGCGATGATCGAGAAGCTGGAGCGCGAAAGCGCCGGGCCGCCGAAGCAGTCGGCAGGCTGGATCCGCGGCTTCGCCAAGGTCGGGCGCGGGGTTCATGACGTCGGCGCCGAGACCACCCTGTCGATGGCCTTCCTCGGACGACTGGTCGTGGCGACCGGTTCGACCGTCAAGCATTGGAACCAGATCCGCTGGCCGGCCTGGTTCAGTCAGGGCGAGCGCGCTGGCCTGGACGCCATTCCGATCGTGGCCGTCACCAACTTCTTCATCGGCGCGGTCATCGCCTTCCTGGGGGCCAATCTGCTGACCCAGTTCGGGGCCGGGGTGTTCACCGTGCAACTGGTCGCGGTGGCGACCCTGCGCGAACTGGCGGTGCTGATCACGGCCATCCTGCTGGCTGGCCGTTCGGCCTCGTCGTTCGCCGCCGAGATCGGCTCGATGCGAATGAACCAGGAAGTCGACGCCATGCAGGTGATGGGGGTCAACCCGTTCCAGGCGCTGGTCATTCCGCGTCTGGCGGCCATGCTGGCGATGATGCCGATCCTGACCTTCATCGGCATCATTTCGGGCCTGTTCGGCGGCCTGCTGGTGACGTGGAGTCAGCTCAGCTACGGCCCCACCTTCTTCATCCAGCGCATCAGCGAAGACCCGATGATGGGCAACCATCTGATGGTCGGGATGATCAAGGCGCCGGTGTTCGCCATCGTCATCGCCGCCATCGGCTGCCGCCAGGGCATGGCGGTGGCCGGCGACGTCGAGAGCCTGGGGCGTCGCGTCACGGCGGCGGTGGTGCAGGCCATCTTCGCCATCATCTCGCTGGACGCCGTCTTCGCGCTCATCTTCCTGGAGCTGAACATATGA
- a CDS encoding MlaD family protein: MERDAHYAAVGIATVALLAALAVFTIWLARLQFNNEYDIYDIVFYGPVRGLSEGGEVHFNGIRVGEVTDLNLDPNKGDQVIARIRVDANTPVRVTSRAQLEPQGITGLNYIQITAGDPNSAILKDQYPDNVYPVIQSQPSPIAELLSGSGTVLAQTVDALNRINRVLSDDNVRSFSTSLKNIESLTSELEARKSMFEQLEQALTRANSAVAEYERLATSTRLLVEGDGARAVANVNSAAEEAKAAAASINRSATNLEQPLGEFAATGLPQLQQTINELDDAIRSLQSLIDDVRSSPRDFIARPESREMEVQP, encoded by the coding sequence ATGGAAAGAGACGCCCACTACGCCGCCGTCGGCATCGCCACCGTCGCCCTACTGGCGGCGCTGGCCGTGTTCACGATCTGGCTGGCCCGCCTCCAGTTCAACAACGAGTACGACATCTATGACATCGTCTTCTACGGGCCTGTGCGCGGGCTGTCGGAAGGCGGGGAGGTGCATTTCAACGGCATCCGCGTCGGCGAGGTCACGGACCTGAACCTGGACCCGAACAAGGGCGACCAGGTCATCGCGCGCATCCGCGTGGACGCCAACACGCCGGTGCGGGTGACCAGTCGCGCCCAGCTGGAGCCGCAGGGCATCACGGGTCTGAACTATATCCAGATCACGGCGGGCGATCCGAACAGCGCCATCCTCAAGGATCAGTATCCGGACAACGTCTATCCGGTGATCCAGAGCCAGCCGTCGCCGATCGCGGAACTGCTGTCCGGCTCCGGCACGGTGCTGGCCCAGACGGTGGATGCGTTGAACCGGATCAACCGGGTGCTGTCCGACGACAACGTCCGCAGCTTCTCGACCAGCCTGAAGAACATCGAGTCCCTGACCAGCGAGCTGGAAGCCCGCAAGAGCATGTTCGAACAGCTGGAGCAGGCCCTGACCCGCGCCAACTCGGCCGTCGCGGAGTACGAGCGGCTGGCCACCAGCACCCGACTGCTGGTCGAGGGTGACGGCGCGCGCGCGGTCGCCAACGTCAACAGCGCGGCGGAGGAAGCCAAGGCGGCGGCGGCGTCGATCAACCGGTCCGCGACCAACCTCGAACAGCCGCTGGGCGAGTTCGCCGCGACAGGCCTGCCGCAACTGCAGCAGACCATCAACGAGCTGGACGACGCCATTCGCTCGCTGCAGTCCCTGATCGACGATGTGCGCTCGAGCCCGCGCGACTTCATCGCCCGTCCCGAAAGCCGTGAAATGGAGGTCCAGCCGTGA